A stretch of Pseudolysobacter antarcticus DNA encodes these proteins:
- a CDS encoding pre-peptidase C-terminal domain-containing protein produces the protein MSLSTFVTLRRKATVLTQSVLVSTVIAALASTSVSASETGFASIANNNVTTVAGATALRNGDVINGLLPFTTPMHIQVSLKMRNREVLESFVESAMHPNMLLTQPQVMSSDEFVASHAPTADQVQRVVSFLESAGFKNIEVAANHMMISADGSADIAQTAFQTSFARIQTSDGRDAFANTDAVHIPAALQDTVLAVLGLQTVHVAHTMLVKSAQINAISGHDPTDWPYIYGASGLPVASSIPVGIISQGKITQSLTDLNTFTSQHSMATVATQVVTVGSTSTDTAGVGEWDLDSQDIVGMAGGAVQKIIFYNVPTLTNASLSAGYNKAVADNQVKVINVSIGICETAAQGDGSAAANDQTFQQAIAQGQTFSISSGDSGADECNGGGQGVVPSWPASSRYVVAVGGTTLNAGTGAGAAWSSEVVWNNGVTRATGGATGGSPSTFETKPSWQTAAIVPGNFRGVPDIAFEADPNSGAKIIVNGANATYGGTSLSSPIFVGAWMRLLAAKGNLGFAAPLLYQLPAADFHDVTSGNNNGETAKADWDFTTGFGSIILSKAVNDIGGTVTPDFTLSDAPGSASVTQGASATSTISVTDSGGFTGSVALTASGLPSGVTASFSPASTTSTSTLTLTASATATTGPATVTITGTSGSLSHTTSLALTVNGSPTPNFTLSDAPGSASVTQGANATSTISVTDSGGFTGSVALTASGLPSGVTASFSPVSTTSTSTLTLTASATATTGSATITITGTSGSLSHTTSLALTVNAAGGGGGNVLTNGVAVTGLSGATGVLSADYTFTVPAGATAATVAISGGTGDADMYVQNGAAPTLSSYSCRPYVSGNGESCALTAGNTYHIKINGYAAYTGVSLIGKYTAGGGGGGGNVLTNGVAVTGLSGATGVLTADYTFTVPAGATAATVKISGGTGDADMYVQNGAAPTLSSYSCRPYVIGNNESCALTAGNTYHIKINAYSTYTGVSLLGSYTP, from the coding sequence GTGTCATTGTCAACATTCGTAACACTGCGCCGCAAGGCAACCGTTTTAACCCAATCCGTGCTGGTATCCACCGTTATCGCGGCACTGGCCTCGACTTCGGTAAGCGCTAGCGAAACCGGTTTTGCGTCGATCGCAAACAACAATGTCACCACCGTCGCGGGCGCCACTGCTTTGCGCAATGGCGATGTGATCAACGGCCTGTTGCCGTTCACCACGCCGATGCATATTCAGGTATCGCTGAAGATGCGCAATCGCGAAGTGCTCGAAAGTTTTGTCGAGTCGGCGATGCATCCGAACATGCTGCTGACCCAGCCGCAGGTGATGTCGAGCGATGAATTTGTCGCCAGTCACGCACCCACCGCGGATCAGGTTCAACGTGTCGTGAGTTTCCTCGAAAGCGCGGGTTTCAAGAATATCGAAGTCGCGGCGAATCACATGATGATTTCTGCCGACGGCAGCGCCGACATCGCGCAAACCGCGTTCCAGACCTCGTTCGCGCGCATCCAGACCAGTGACGGTCGTGATGCTTTTGCCAATACCGATGCGGTGCATATTCCCGCAGCCTTGCAGGATACCGTGCTCGCGGTGCTCGGCCTGCAAACCGTGCATGTCGCGCATACGATGTTGGTGAAGAGCGCGCAGATCAATGCGATCAGCGGCCATGATCCGACCGATTGGCCCTACATTTATGGCGCGAGCGGCTTGCCGGTCGCATCATCGATTCCGGTCGGCATTATCAGCCAGGGCAAGATCACGCAATCGCTGACCGATCTGAATACGTTCACCAGCCAGCACAGCATGGCGACCGTTGCCACGCAAGTAGTTACCGTCGGCAGCACCAGCACCGATACCGCGGGTGTCGGCGAGTGGGATCTGGATAGCCAGGACATCGTCGGCATGGCCGGCGGCGCCGTGCAGAAAATCATTTTCTACAACGTCCCCACGCTGACGAATGCCAGCCTGAGCGCCGGTTACAACAAGGCCGTGGCAGACAATCAGGTCAAGGTCATCAACGTTTCGATCGGTATTTGCGAAACCGCTGCGCAGGGCGATGGCTCTGCCGCCGCGAATGATCAAACCTTCCAACAGGCAATCGCCCAGGGACAGACCTTTTCGATTTCCAGCGGTGACTCCGGCGCGGACGAATGCAACGGCGGTGGTCAAGGCGTCGTGCCGTCATGGCCGGCATCCTCGCGTTATGTGGTTGCGGTCGGCGGCACTACGCTGAACGCCGGCACCGGCGCTGGCGCCGCATGGTCCAGCGAAGTGGTGTGGAACAATGGCGTGACGCGCGCGACCGGTGGCGCCACCGGCGGTAGCCCGAGCACGTTCGAGACTAAACCAAGCTGGCAGACAGCGGCAATCGTGCCCGGCAATTTCCGCGGCGTGCCGGATATTGCGTTTGAAGCCGACCCGAACTCGGGCGCCAAGATCATCGTCAACGGCGCCAACGCCACTTACGGCGGCACCAGTTTGTCCTCGCCGATTTTCGTCGGCGCGTGGATGCGTTTGCTAGCAGCCAAAGGCAATCTCGGTTTTGCTGCACCGCTGCTGTATCAATTGCCGGCTGCCGATTTCCATGATGTGACCTCTGGCAACAACAACGGTGAAACCGCCAAAGCGGATTGGGATTTCACGACCGGTTTCGGCAGCATCATCTTGAGCAAGGCCGTTAACGATATCGGTGGCACCGTTACACCGGATTTCACCCTGTCCGATGCCCCTGGCAGCGCCAGCGTGACCCAGGGCGCCAGCGCCACCAGCACGATCAGCGTGACCGATTCCGGTGGCTTCACCGGTAGTGTCGCACTGACCGCATCGGGCCTGCCTTCCGGTGTGACCGCGTCGTTCAGCCCGGCCAGCACCACCAGCACCAGCACCCTGACCTTGACCGCCAGCGCCACGGCGACCACGGGCCCGGCCACGGTCACCATCACCGGTACTTCCGGTTCGCTCTCGCACACGACCAGCCTCGCGCTGACTGTCAATGGTTCGCCCACGCCGAACTTCACCCTGTCCGATGCCCCCGGCAGCGCCAGCGTGACCCAGGGCGCCAACGCCACCAGCACCATCAGCGTGACCGATTCCGGTGGCTTCACCGGTAGTGTCGCCCTGACCGCATCGGGCCTGCCTTCCGGCGTGACCGCATCGTTCAGCCCAGTCAGCACCACCAGCACCAGCACCCTGACCTTGACCGCCAGCGCCACGGCGACCACGGGTTCGGCCACGATCACCATCACCGGTACTTCCGGTTCGCTCTCGCACACGACCAGCCTCGCGCTGACCGTGAACGCGGCAGGCGGTGGCGGCGGTAATGTGCTGACGAATGGCGTGGCTGTGACCGGTTTGTCCGGTGCGACCGGTGTGCTCTCGGCCGATTACACCTTCACCGTTCCTGCCGGTGCCACTGCAGCCACCGTAGCCATTTCCGGCGGTACGGGCGATGCCGACATGTATGTGCAGAACGGTGCTGCACCAACCCTGAGCAGCTACAGTTGCCGCCCGTATGTCTCGGGCAATGGCGAAAGCTGCGCGCTGACGGCGGGCAATACTTATCACATCAAGATCAATGGGTATGCCGCTTATACCGGTGTGAGCCTGATCGGCAAGTACACCGCCGGCGGTGGCGGTGGTGGCGGTAATGTGCTGACGAATGGCGTGGCTGTGACCGGTTTGTCCGGTGCGACCGGTGTGCTCACGGCCGATTACACCTTCACCGTTCCCGCGGGTGCTACCGCTGCGACCGTGAAGATTTCCGGTGGCACCGGTGATGCGGACATGTATGTGCAGAACGGTGCAGCGCCGACCCTGAGCAGCTACAGCTGCCGTCCGTACGTGATCGGTAACAACGAAAGCTGCGCTCTGACGGCGGGCAATACGTATCACATCAAGATCAATGCGTATTCGACCTACACAGGCGTGTCCCTGCTCGGCAGCTACACGCCGTAA